One stretch of Methylococcus capsulatus DNA includes these proteins:
- a CDS encoding DUF779 domain-containing protein — MASPAALALIGRLIARHGPLMFHQSGGCCDGSSPMCYPIGELLVGNSDVRLGDIGGCPFYMSAAQFDYWKHTQLLIDVVPGRGGMFSLEGPEGLRFLTRSRAFSDAELAALEDAEPPARGP, encoded by the coding sequence CGCCCTAGCCTTGATCGGACGGCTGATCGCAAGGCACGGTCCGCTGATGTTCCACCAGTCCGGCGGGTGCTGCGACGGCAGCTCCCCCATGTGCTATCCCATCGGGGAACTCCTGGTGGGCAACTCGGACGTGCGGCTGGGAGACATCGGAGGATGTCCGTTCTATATGTCCGCGGCCCAGTTCGACTACTGGAAGCACACGCAGCTCCTGATCGACGTCGTGCCGGGCCGGGGCGGCATGTTTTCGCTGGAAGGGCCGGAAGGCCTGCGTTTTCTGACGCGGTCGCGGGCGTTTTCCGACGCCGAACTGGCAGCCCTGGAAGACGCGGAGCCGCCGGCTCGTGGGCCGTGA